The genome window AGACTTTACTCGAAATCACTTCCCACGAAGAAAAAGCGAAGTCTTTTCCCGGGAGTCTGCGCATATTTCTGGAGTTTAATTTATACATTGTTCGTTTTCATATTCTTGCTTTTAAGTTATTTCCAATCCTCTTTTTAGATCTTTTAGCAGGCTTTTATTTATTTGTGAATAAGTGAGTTCCGTTGTATGCAGATCTTTCCAACTCTGTTTGGTAGTATCGTTGCGTTGGGTTTTCTCTAATAATATCCAAAATTTTTATCATTTGTTGTACAAAACGACGTACGGTTAGGAAAGGATGAACAACTCCATCTTGTTTTAAGTGGAGTAATGCCCAATTTCCTATAGATTTGGGTTGAACTGGACATGAAAATGAATACCCAGTACAGTAAATAGAGACGATTTCATTAGCAAGGGTATCGATCTCTTTCTCGCCAATTTGGTGTAAGGAAAGAATACAGGAAGATGAATGTATGTTTTCTCTTTTTTGCCAATCTAATAATTGAATTCTTTGTGCTAAGGCGTCATAAGTGCTAATTCCTTTTTCTTGATTCTCTAATAATTCTGGGGTAGTCAGCCATATAATGGATAGATTAGGAAGTGTTCCATCATAAACCCAATCTATCATTTGGCGTATATTCTCATAGGCCCTTTGACGAAGATCGCTTCTGGCACGTAATAAAAGTTCTGCCTCATCAATAATAAGCACCATTCCTCTAAAAGAAAGCCACTTAATGAGGGTCATAAATCCTTGGAAAAATTCCAAACTATTTTCCTTAGAAACAGAACCTTTCACTTCTAATTTTTCTTTTATATGTTGAGGTACTTCACGTTCCCCGGATAACCAGCTTGCGCAGGCAGTTGCAAGGGCAATATCCTTTTGAAGTCGAGCTCTTATATATTGATTTAATGCATGGGAAAAGGAATGATGGTGGAAATTTAAGTTTTCCAACATTTCCTTAATTAATTTTGTGCTATCTTCTACATTATCTTGGCTTCTTAATGACTGAATCCACTGATTAAAAAGTTCATGAAAACTTTTTACTTCCTGCATATTAATTTGTGCAGAAAGGTGATGTAATGTACCGTAATACCAATGGTCTAAATGATGTAACTTGAGACCATCCGATAAGGAAAAGGAAGAGGTAACAAATCCATTTCGCTTGGCAAATTGTTGAATTTGCTTTGACAAGAGTGTTTTTCCTGAGCCATATGGACCGCAGATCCAACGTACAATTCCTCCATCATCAGACAATTCTTTTAGGTCTCTCGAAATTTGAGTAAAAACGTTATCATATAAAATCTGAAGGGAGGGGGGGAGGTTTTTAGGGACAACTCCTAAACGAAATGCTTCTATCCACTTTTTTTCTTGTGTTGACATTTGATAGCACCCTTTCCATTCTAAAACGTGACTTCTAAGTATATTCTTCTTTTTTTTCATTTTTCCTTCTACAAATTTCTACACAATTTTCCCCTATTCACTATGATTATCATTTTTATAGAAGATTTTTCTAATTATGTGATAAATGTCATAGTTTCTATTTTCATTATTTGCTAGCATCAATGATAAGGAATATAACCGTTTCTCATATGAACTCCTAGTTAATGTTTCTTTTACATTTTCTTGTCATCGTTTGTTCAATAATTCGCAAATAGTAATAACTGAAAATGGAAACGTTTTAGGAGGTCTAGTGATGAAAAGGATATTTTTTATTACAACTCGAGGGGAGTGGAAGGTATGCACATAGTTGTATGTGTTAAGCAGGTACCTGATACTAAGGTAATTAAAATTAATCCTAAGACTAATACATTGGATCGCCGTGGT of Bacillaceae bacterium S4-13-56 contains these proteins:
- a CDS encoding DUF2791 family P-loop domain-containing protein, producing the protein MSTQEKKWIEAFRLGVVPKNLPPSLQILYDNVFTQISRDLKELSDDGGIVRWICGPYGSGKTLLSKQIQQFAKRNGFVTSSFSLSDGLKLHHLDHWYYGTLHHLSAQINMQEVKSFHELFNQWIQSLRSQDNVEDSTKLIKEMLENLNFHHHSFSHALNQYIRARLQKDIALATACASWLSGEREVPQHIKEKLEVKGSVSKENSLEFFQGFMTLIKWLSFRGMVLIIDEAELLLRARSDLRQRAYENIRQMIDWVYDGTLPNLSIIWLTTPELLENQEKGISTYDALAQRIQLLDWQKRENIHSSSCILSLHQIGEKEIDTLANEIVSIYCTGYSFSCPVQPKSIGNWALLHLKQDGVVHPFLTVRRFVQQMIKILDIIRENPTQRYYQTELERSAYNGTHLFTNK